The following DNA comes from Populus trichocarpa isolate Nisqually-1 chromosome 19, P.trichocarpa_v4.1, whole genome shotgun sequence.
tctataaaaaaattatatgtgcaCACTTTTCAATGTGGAtttgttcattaaaaaattataagtgtaaATGGAGaagtttatgtatatatataattaaataaatagaaaattatttgtgctaaaaaaataaaaataaaatcataataataaacaaagataaaaatagaaaattgataggcatatatcaagatatttaacattgtaatatatgttttttaccTGGTTATGTTGAATAACtttgtttatcaaaatcaaatttttattcaatcaaatgataatagacaTAGATacacataaaattgattgaatcaaagagaaaaaaaaaaattatatgaggtTACacataatacaaatattatccaaaaataaatattttattatttatataaaacataaaaaaaaatcataaatgaattagaataatctcttcaaaaattaaatacatacaaaataactaaaaaataatcgtcATTTAAAAGATgctatataaacaaaataaaaaaaggagtattaatttaattataaataaaaaaataatgttgaaaaaaacagacaaaaaaatcattaatttaaaaaaatagtaaaaaaaataatatataaaaaaaggttcagATGATGCTAGGTTTGGTAAGTTAGGCCAGCCTATTTGGCCCATTTTGTTAGGGACTTGTGCttggtccttaattttttttttattattattatagatagGGTGGATGACATGATAAATTTAGggaaaaaaagcattaatttaaaaaatagtaaaaaaaatgatttagaaaaaaaaggaaaaagatgagGCAATGTTGGCATGTTTAGCCTATTTTATTAAGTTTCGCGCGCTTGGGCCCTAATTGCTGATGGGGCACACGGCTTTTCATGTGAcccatttgttttttgaaaaaaattaaattagacaACGCATTGCTTATTGAGGTAAGGATACATTGTCTGATTTTACCCAGATTCTAGTCATTGTGGTgatcaataaatcaaatttaaaggttttttttaacacaaaaaccCATTTCCCAATCCTTTTTGaccaaaaatatatagaaactaCCATAGAGATCTTGATAAACTTATTATCTTAGAATCTacctttcatttaattatatgatactaaaaatatatattcacaagaaagagataaaataaaattaaaaatacaaacaaaaaaaataaatttattaaatttaattttaaatctaaaataaaaaaaaattaaagaaaaaaaaaagcttgtggCCTACGTTTGGGTGGGCTAGTGGCCTTGGCCCATGAAATGAGAAGGCTACACGCACCTAGCCTtctattttcttggtttaaagGGCGAATGACACATTGTCTGCCCAGTACAAAAATCAGACAATCCATCATCTTTTCAAACTGAGTAATTTTATACCCAAAATAGCATTTCTTTAACCTGTTTTCATCTAATAAACACCATcataacttaaaaaacaatatctaaacTCGAAACACCTTTAAGTTgttgaaaaaaacacaagatcaagttgaaaaaatatctttgtCAACTCACATCACCTAATACTTAAAATGAAACTCCTCTCGtcaaataaaactaattgacataaaaaaaatgacttgttTCGTCGTTGAAATCCAACCAACCATCAActatctctctctttcattgtttttcagggactctctcttttcttttaaaccaaatattaaaaaataaacaaaataaaattttgaaccaaaacaacaattctaaaattaaagggaccaaaaaaaatttaaaggaaaaaaaatcccaaaaaagcTCAGGTTAAACAAcacataaaataactttttttttttagactttaTGTTAAATTATATCCAGACTTGTTACCAACATCTTGAAAATCTCATGGCAAGTCaatcaaaaaagaattttagactcaaatctaaaataatgcaatatataaaaaggataaaattaaaaaaaaaattaataattaaattgaaaaaaacagtttaaaaggaaaaaaaaaattaaaacactgctgcgttgaataatgtttttcagTGTATCCACAAGGTTTTTATCATGCAtatcagtttttttcttaatcattacagcttttatgaatttttttcctgattactgacttgttttttaaataaaccatgatgctaacaaaaaaaaaacatttttgttttcaaattacaaaaaaaaaaaactagtttgacTATTATTTTTCCtccataattttattgttatctttCCTGcatatacttatttttattattttataattaaataaaaaaaaaattaatttcaaaaagcaAAATTATTAACTTAAGTCATGATGAAATCACAAAAAGATTAACTCTCATTCAGTTTATTTTGAAACCCGTTCAAGGTTAGAGGAGAAACCTGTTCAAGGTTAGGGGTAGGGTTGATAGCTTACATGCTGATCTGTTGGAGTAGGCCGGTTGTAATAACACTAACAAAAACATTCTCCGCAGAAGCTCGTGGCTTTCCACCCAAAAGAACAAGAATGAGCCGCTAACAATTGAATTATATGTATGAAAAGAGATCCAACAACACAGCGTCACAGCATATAGCTTTCAAGATATCATACGAAATTCTTGCAAGGCTGCAACGACCACTGCGTATACCAAACATGGTAGGAAACAAGGAATAAAGAAAGCTCTAGAAAATCAATTGAATCGTCGAAACTACCATTCTACTCATTTTTGCTCCTGCTTTCCGGCTTCTTATCATCGGGAATGCAAGATGACCAATAAATCGGCAAGAGTGTGCAGACTGCCTGTATCAGAAGGGCACAAGGAAATCCTGAAAAATCACTGCCAGTTACTCCAACAAATGATGAGAGTGCAACTCCAAGGTATCCACTCACTATGAATGAAAGGGCAGTAGCAGAAGCCACAAGCGCCATCAGGGATCCTTCACATCCCGAAGGGCAGAGCTGTGctattaaaatattgaatggcAGAATCTTGAAGAAGAATAGAACCTCCAAAAGGCCTGAGAAGACTATAACATATAACAAATCTGGCACTCCCATGCTCCGATAAACTCCCTTCACAAACAGCACATCAGACAGCATGAATGCTGCCATCACTCCCTGAATGGCCGCAATTAATTTCTTCGATGGAACTGACTTTAAAAAACGATTGTAGATGACACTCCATAGAAGCATTGCTGCCTGGCCAAAAACCTTAGAGATCCCCAATACAGATGAATTGATGTTCAGATATTGTGTTTGGTAAAAGAACATGGTTCCTGTTAGAGATGGAATTATGGCATTTGATGCCGCCAACCATGTTATTGAGTAAGCAATCTCAGGTTTCTGTAATGCAACTGAGAGCTCTGAAAGCTGTTTTCTGATTCCAACTCTCGATGAACTTTTGGGGAGGTTAAGTGAGCTTTCACGGACagttataataataaacaattgcACAGCAACAGCAAGGCTGAAAAAGAGGAACATAGCTTGGGGACCATAAATGTTAATGGCAATACCACCAAGCAGGTTCCCAAGGACACCACCAGCAGAGGAAGCAATCCAGACAAATGATTGGAGCTCACCCGAGGAATATGACTGGGAGTTTTTAGGGGGCAAAGCGGGCTGCTTTCCTATCTCTGCAACAATGGCATCATTTGCAACCTCAGCTATTGATGCACCAAGATTACTAAGGAGGAGACAAAGGCTCAAGGTGACGATTGAGATGCCTGATGGAGAGAGGATTGCTATGGCTAGCCATGAAACTGCTTGCAAGAAAGCTGCAATAACAGATGTGCAAACTTGTTATGGAGTAATTTTGAGTTATATCACAAAAGAGATAAAAGACCATGCATATTTGTACAGACTACAGAATCATATCCTCAGTTCACCATGGTACCAAACTTTTTCCTTGCAGGCAAATTAGTACACAAGATTTAAGCTCCAAGTCACTATTTCTCTATTTTCAAAGCTATCTTTATCAAACAATATATAACTTGTTCCATGAGCAAAAGTGCAAGGATAACATTATCGTGAAGGAGACAGCTGGGATAATTCTAATAGATAAACATGCTTAGCAGGAATATTACAGGTTAACACAATTTGAAGAAGCAATGAGAGAATTCCCCTGACCGTCAAAAACAGATTCAGGTAGTATTATCCTACATCACTGTTAGATACTCTACTAATTTAGAACTTTAAGAAACACCATAAAGGATTGTTTATTGAAACTTAAGATGCACCTGTTCTCTGCCTGTCTGCCCTTACTGACAAGAAAAGAAGTTAAAAGTTATAAGATCAAACCCTCATTTCTCAACATGCAAACCCTCTTTATCAAGGGATATAGAACTTATCCGATGAGTGAAAAACACAGGATAAAATCATCATGACAGCAGTTCCgggacaaaaaaacaagaacaaaaagaacacacacacacacacacacacacagaagaAAGTAAATTTGCTCATTAAATTGTAAGAAAACAACTACTATTGAAACTAATTGTACAAAGGCAAACTCATAAAGCCAACAACATCCCAGATAAATCATAGcattaaaactttgaaaacctataattcctttaacataataatatatcCTTCATCGAAAGACTCAAACTCTAATATATCTTTTATCAGATCAAGAAAGGGCTAAAAGAATCATTGCATCCCTGCTGCCTATACTATGATCtctggaaataaataaaatcaaatcaaacaagtgaaacaaaactcaattaaactaCTCAAtgagcaagaaaagaaagaaaagcttgAGGTAAGGTAGTTGTGATGATTTCACTTACCACCGATGGCAATATAAGGAATGCGGTGCTGGCCAGAAATGTAAACAGCATCAGAAACGACACCATAGAGAGGCTTACCAACCATGGGAAGATTAGCAGAGTTTTGAAGGAGCTGGAGAGTAGAAGGGTCCACATGAAGCCCATCTTTCAAAAAGAAGTTAATAGCCATCCATGGTAAACACCTGAGCCCTTGTATCCAGAACCCCAACCCCAGTATTCTCCTTGTCGGGTTCGGGTCCATATTACCTGATGaataaggaggaggaggagaagacaccatctctctctctctctgtaggCTTTGAGtgctttcttttcatttcttacaGTTTTTCGATgggatttataattttatatacacAAAGGGGTTTGAGAAAGGGACACGTGTGAGGGTGCCTGtctttttaattactttattttattatcttaacgaatattaatgtaattaattatacatgGAAAGTGAAGGGATTGTTTGGAGTAGATTAAAATTACATTGAGTTTGATCTTAATAATTACAACTTCAAGTacttttaatgttattaaaaatttatatggttattaattttaaaattcataaaattaataaaaatatgtgtaAACTGACCCGTAcactcatgttaataaaaaaaatttcatccatGGACTGTAATTTTTCACCTTTGTTaattcctgtttgtttttgcgattcaaaagtgcttttgaaaaaatttaaaatttttttattttttttcttcaaattaatatttttttggtgttttcaaatcattttgatgtgctgatgtcaaaaataatttttaaaaaataaaaaaatatattattttaatatattttcgagtgaaaaatactttaaaaaataaccataatcacacttccaaatacacctgtaaaaaataagataaagaagcacttttttttttttcccggtgCCCTAACCAAGTTTTTCTTTGCTTCTGTCTTAAGCAACTTAAGGATGCATCGTGGAAGGTTTGGAATTATgtaaaaggataagaaaagaaaagaaaaaaaaagtgaaattaaactcccttattaattaaaattctctAGATTGATTAGCATTTCAATCTCCATCCATTAAGCTAATAAAAGGTGAAATTAATTTCCTCGTTTTTTGaaccatgaaaataaaataaattgaactttCTCTCCTTGATTTCCTTTCATTTCCATCAATCCTTGAGACTATAACTGAGGATAcataaacttattttctattaattgCTAGGGTTTTTAACAATTGaatttctcatttttaatttaatattaagaaagtattatcaaattgatgaaaaatataatctCAAATGAACTttcccttaataaataaataaaaaaagcaagctAGGTGCCAATTTAAAAGACTTAGGGTGTGTTTATTTTCTAGATAGCTTTTGTAGTTATAGTTTGTTGGATTTAGATATATGCTTGGTAAAAACtatggttgaagtttatgtatagtaaaaaatatatatataatatttggataagattaacctgtttgtttttgcgtttaaaaaacacttttgaaaaaaattaatttttttttatttttttgtttcaaattaatattttgtttttggtattttagatcattttgatacactgatgtcaaaaatgattttcaaaaaataaaaaaatatattattttgatatatttccaagtgaaaaacactttgaaaagcaaccgtaaCCACACTCTTATACACAAAgtcaagaaaatatttatgaaattcaattaaaaaaactacatataAAAACTGCTGCATAAAACCTGCGTTTCGGTTTCTTTATTATCAAACATGTTTTACCACTAACatgaaagcaaacaaaaaataaacgcACTCTTAGTTGCAAGCTTTcaagattttttactatatcgtTTAGTCATTTGATTATCAAAATTATGTCAACCAGGGCAAAAAAGGAATGTCTAATTTAAATAGCAAAATTACCTAATAACTATAACATCGACCaccatacacacacacacacacacacacacacgagatgacatgcccgcgcgctgcagcgggcttataaaacaaatgtacttgatagtgttataattatgaaccagcgctagataagtaatagaaattaaaggtatgatggagcaaatatttcatgacggaaaaaaaaattgtgttggtgatcaaaaccttagagactgaacaaaatgatttgtagaaatctacagtgttttgtgaggaaagatacaatgttttcgccacatgatttagcttttcagttaataaaaaacaaaaaaaattacaaagctaaattctctaccaacttaatattaaaaaaaaaccaacaaagataattttggaaggaaaaaaacccatgaggaaaaacgttgtagcaattgacaatgttttgtgaggaaaactatagcgcttttcccaataaaataaaataaaaaaccatttagagaaatattgtagcaatccacagtgttttgtgagaaaaactacaacgcttttcttatatgatttagctttattgtaattataattcttaaccaactcaatattaaaaaaaaatcgacaaagataattttggaaaaaatcatatagaaaaacactgcaacaattcacagtgtttttaaagggtgaaattaatttcctcattttttgaaccatgaaaataaaataaattgaactttCTCTCCTTGATTTCCTTTCATTTCCATCAATCCTTGAGACTATAACCGAGGATACATAAACTTATTTTCTAGTAATTGCTAGGGTTTTTAACAATTGaatttctcatttttaatttaatattaagaaagtatTATCAAATTGATAAAACATATAATCTCAAATGAACTTTCCcttaatataaaagaagaaaaaaaaaaagcaaactagGTGCCAATCTAAGTCACTTAAGATGTGTTTACTTTTGAGGTAATTTTTGTAGTTGTGGTTTGAGAAAGgtaagtttataaaaaatatttgtagttGTAGTTAGTTGAATTTAGatatgtgtttggtaaaaactatggttgaagtcatatctgtttgtttttgcgtttaaaagcacatttgaaaaaatttgaatttttttattttttttgcttcaaattaatatttttttgatattttcagatcattttgatacgctaatgtcaaaaataatttttaaaaaataaaaaaaatattattttgatgcatttctgagtgaaaaacactttgaaaagcaaccacacaCACATAAAGTCAGGGGAATATTtacgaaactcagttaaaaaaacatgtaaaaacagCTGCACAAAATCTGcgttttaaactcaattttttagtggATCCTACAGTATAAAATGCAGTTTCCTTTATTATCAAAAATGTTTTACTGCTAACGTAAAAGCTAGAGAAAAACAAACGCACTCTAGCTgcaagatttcaagattttttactatatcgtTTAGTCCTTTGATTATCAAAATTATGTCAACCAGGGCCAAAAAGGAATGTCTAATTTAAATAGGAAAATTACCGAATAACTATAACATCGACcaccatttattattattatatatagaaagagagagagtgtaaCATTGTTAAACGTGCACGAGGTGCACACTTCGGCAGGCTGTCCAAAACAGTATTTAAGGGtgctggcagccatgccaacagtgGGAGAAATCGACAGCGCAAATTTATGTGGCTATAGGTTCATCAAAGGAAAATCAGCAGCGCAGATTGTTGACGAACATGGGCTTGACGATGGAATGTCCAAGCCAGGCAGGAAAACTCGTCAGGGGCATAGGCTGACGAGAACGGGGCCTGTCGAGGAATTCGGCAGCAAAGACATTGGCAGCCTGCACGCAAATGCGAATTCGGCAGCGCGCAACGGCTTGTGCAAGTCATGGGCTCGACTTGGCACGATCTAAAACTTGGACGAAGGACTGTCCAAGGCATACGAGTGACTCAATAGCTGACGAAGCAAGAGCTGGCAGATGGGGCTGCCAGGTGGGCATGCAGAACGTGGGCAGTAGCAGTCATGGCCTTCCTAGATCATGGGATCATGGGGCAGAACGTGGGTAAAGTGGCAGCCTCATGGGGGCAGAACGTGGGGAGCATAACTGGAGTGCTCTCCAAGCTGCTGAGATCATGGAGATCATGGGGGAGAAAGTGCCCCACTATGTCTTGAAAAATAGGAGATCATGGGTGAGCCTTGCAGCTCACATACTTGGCTATAAATAGTTGTTGATGCTCTTAGATGAGAGAATAGAGAGCACGAGATAGGGAATGCATAGAGAGGAAATAACGTGTGTAAGCTTGATTGTGTAACATGTGAATTCTGTGCATAGCACACATTGTGTAATCCTTTGTTGAcgagataaataaaggttgagaaTTCTTCTTGTATTCTCGGTGTGCTTTGTGTTATGCAATTCTTCTTGTGTATTCTGCTTGTCTTATAACTTGGGAAAGTGGGGAAACCTCTCGGGTGAGGGAAACACTTAGTTactaggcaaacacgagtgaGATTGGCGAGGGAAGGCCGAGTCTAGCGAGGGACTAGGCTGCCGCACGGGTTTATTCGCGGAGCGAAAAATTACCCCGTGACAGAGAGCTTCTTAAAACGTTATGCGATAATCTTTCAAGACtaataaattagtttatcaAATGAGAGAGTTATTTAATTGTACTTCCTAGCTATGATACCCTCTTTCATATTTAAGACTTatcatttaattcatttttcttttttattcttatatctaAACGAAATTACGATAGTCAAAGTCgaagaatatttagaaaaaaaccatataagtGGAAAAATTTacgtaattaaataaaataaacttattgCAAGGTTTTTCGGAGaaagaagaatataaaaaaaattcaaatgtatTGTTAGGATGTTAtagcaaaaatatataataagacaatacaaatttgaaaattgaaatcactgatctaacaaaaatatcataaaaagttTTATCAATTCTAAGTACAAGTAAATTATATAGtcttaaaagaatgatgataatcttaaaatattttaaaatgagaaattgCTTATAACATCCaattgtaattaattataacaagttaatataattataaaaaaataacaaatactaaataaaaaaagtacatcttgttatcttatttgaataaaataatcgAAACACTTTCGAATATTCAACCAATTTCGCccttcaatttaattttcaagagtAAACATTATAGCTTGTTTTCGATACTTAGTGGACAAACCTCGTAGCTAAATGCTAAAATTATAATGCgatagaaaaacaaagagaaaaggcTAGTAGGGAATTAGTATTTTACAAACTCATCACTGTTGTTCTAGAATTAAGGTAACAATAACATCTAAAAGATGATGAATTAGGTGTTTCACTAATAATAACAAGTATtgcaattaactcaattaaacacaattaaccAATAATATAACTAAAGTGCTTAAAGTAAAAAgtacaaggataaaaattgcaaactcaatttttaacgtggttcggcaagcTTACATCCACACCTCAAGCACCAAACCAGTCTTAAGTAGTGTATTCTTTACTAATCCAAGTCAAAGATTATAATATACTTGATGAATCTTCACCAAGCCCCCTTTTATCAATTGAATAAATGCCCTCTTCAAGACTTTTCACCTTGGTGATGTACTTCACTAATGACCAAGAGTTTTTCACTTAAACTCTTGAAGAATTGCAATTGTTTGAAATGTAACAACACTCTCACAAAGAGtggataaaaaattgaaacttataTATCTATAGCTCACTCAATAGCACTTAGTGCCcgttaaaattttgaattttttttttgctaatttttttttaatgtttttagatttttttgatatgctgatatcaaaaatgatttttaaaaaataaaaaaaatattattttaatgcatttctaaacgaaaaacacttcgaaccgcaaccgctaccacaatctcaaatagaATATATGAAAGTGTTTAAGTGTAGTAAGTGTGAGAATTTATACTCTTATGCAAGAATATGAAGATTTTAATGCAAAAATATGAGTATGATTTAGGATTGATgatttgaagttatttttgcTCTTAAAAACATTCAAGGTCCATGCTTAATTCTTTAATTAGAGaagctatatatatagcaaaaaCTAGTTGTTTTATAACCGTTACTATTCCTCTAACAGCTAAAACGATCAACTGGTTTAGATTGGTCAAGCCAATTGATCAATCAGTTCCTGCAAATTTCTAGGTGTTCATCCTTGATAAACAAGCGGTTGACCGGTTCCCTTGGTATGGCCAAACGATCGACCTTTCAACTTAAAATTCAGTTTTAAACCTGGTGAATCTTGAACTGACTAAATGCATATTAATCTTATAATGCATGCAATGTGAAGTGtgtgaattcattttaatttgtgctatcaaataagatataaagatttacataATAAACACTAAAATGAATCCTAAAGAATTAAGTCTTCACTTGCTTTGTATCTTGTATCTTgtatttgttgatttatttctttatttaattcttaatgCTTGTTGAATATCTTCATATAAACTTGTTTAAACTTAACCTCAACCAAGTATATCATTAGtccatttttatttcattgttattatcaaaatatataaatattaatatgtgaccCAGATATcaacaattttcatttttttatgataacaatTAATGTATACATATAGATATAAAAGATTAATCCCACATATATTTGCAATATAGTCTCTTAAAGACTTTAACAATTAACAATAATCTATACATATATGTTTCTCCTTCTtaattatataatcatgttttatatttattttcataattactTCAATTCTCTCCCTCTTTGTTATCAACAAAAAGTAATAGAGAATGAAGGATAAACCATAagcaataaagaaataaaatataaaaacatgctataatttttaaaatgtaatataCATTACAATTAggggaaaaatataaaaacatgaaaagataaaatcatgaaaatgtgAAAATACTTTTGGTACTATCTCAAATGGTGATGGATATCAAAAGAGTAGATTTGTCAGCATGATCTTGATATCCTGTAAGTCACCGGCCATATGCTCTTGATTAGCTATGATTTGTGCTTGAGAGTCTCAAAGATGACTCACATTCATCTCAATATGAGCTATGTGATCTTCCATCATAGATCTCTATGAACTAGTATTAGCATCTTTAAAAGAGAAAGTTGTAGGTGGCATC
Coding sequences within:
- the LOC7459202 gene encoding probable folate-biopterin transporter 7, whose amino-acid sequence is MVSSPPPPYSSGNMDPNPTRRILGLGFWIQGLRCLPWMAINFFLKDGLHVDPSTLQLLQNSANLPMVGKPLYGVVSDAVYISGQHRIPYIAIGAFLQAVSWLAIAILSPSGISIVTLSLCLLLSNLGASIAEVANDAIVAEIGKQPALPPKNSQSYSSGELQSFVWIASSAGGVLGNLLGGIAINIYGPQAMFLFFSLAVAVQLFIIITVRESSLNLPKSSSRVGIRKQLSELSVALQKPEIAYSITWLAASNAIIPSLTGTMFFYQTQYLNINSSVLGISKVFGQAAMLLWSVIYNRFLKSVPSKKLIAAIQGVMAAFMLSDVLFVKGVYRSMGVPDLLYVIVFSGLLEVLFFFKILPFNILIAQLCPSGCEGSLMALVASATALSFIVSGYLGVALSSFVGVTGSDFSGFPCALLIQAVCTLLPIYWSSCIPDDKKPESRSKNE